Proteins encoded together in one Penaeus vannamei isolate JL-2024 chromosome 11, ASM4276789v1, whole genome shotgun sequence window:
- the LOC113819212 gene encoding uncharacterized protein, whose amino-acid sequence MIDQCIDNQNIVFATTTTDNPPTDWSPPKKSGNSIPFAKFFQKSTDQGTQTCNGPSLTDQNLIENKIDLLIGMFSEQQSTINKLIGQKQADDASATQEPIPPYLPSPTRDQTTYETFPFTSPHPITTPPTSTPNPSSTPSIPIPATSNPPLPIPSPLSLPAASQLPRALADSPAANSAEPSTCPSPGAPSQQTPAPTNAPASPKSTKSPPAVRPKTNTPKKTKVEASTQVTPKRSFRKRQNNRSNNQREHLDPNRHWEETAQQQVQGATA is encoded by the coding sequence ATGATTGATCAGTGTATAGATAATCAAAATATAGTGTTCGCAACAACTACAACGGACAATCCTCCAACAGACTGGTCACCACCTAAGAAATCAGGTAATTCTATTCCTTTTGCAAAGTTCTTTCAAAAGAGTACAGACCAAGGAACACAGACCTGTAATGGGCCTTCCCTCACGGACCAAAACCTGATTGAAAACAAAATCGACTTGTTGATCGGAATGTTTTCCGAACAACAGTCGACCATCAATAAATTAATAGGGCAAAAACAAGCAGATGACGCATCGGCCACACAAGAGCcgatccccccctacctcccatcccccacccgtgaTCAAACCACATATGAAACCTTTCCCTTCACATCTCCTCACCCTATCACAacgccccctacctccaccccaaacccctcctccacaccctccatacccatacccgcgaccagcaatcctcccctcccaataccctcccctctctccctgcccgcggccagccagctccctcgcgcccttgctgactcgccgGCCGCCAACTCTGCTGAGCCATCGACGTGCCCCTCGCCCGGCGCTCCCAGCCAGCAGACCCCCGCCCCTACAAACGCTCCCGCTTCCCCAAAGTCAACTAAGAGCCCTCCTGCCGTGAGACCCAAAACCAACACGCCAAAGAAGACCAAGGTggaagcttctacacaagtaacacctaaacggagctttagaaaaagacaaaacaacagga